From a region of the Alnus glutinosa chromosome 1, dhAlnGlut1.1, whole genome shotgun sequence genome:
- the LOC133873953 gene encoding electron transfer flavoprotein subunit beta, mitochondrial → MKIMVAVKRVVDYAVKIRVKADKTGVETQNVKMSMNPFCEIALEEALRIKESGLASEVVAVSMGPAQCVDTLRTGLAMGADRGIHVEATGALYPLSVAKLLKALVEVEKPGLLILGKQAIDDDCNQTGQMVAGLLGWPQGTFASKVVLDKENQVATVDREVDGGLETLSLDLPAVITTDLRLNQPRYATLPNIMKAKSKVIKKFTPQELNVEIKSDLEVVQVTEPPKRKAGVIVSSVDELLDKLKNEAHVI, encoded by the exons ATGAAGATAATGGTGGCCGTAAAGCGAGTTGTCGACTACGCCGTGAAAATCAGAGTCAAGGCCGACAAA ACGGGCGTGGAGACCCAGAACGTGAAGATGTCGATGAACCCCTTCTGCGAGATAGCGCTCGAGGAGGCTCTGCGGATCAAGGAGTCGGGCCTGGCCTCGGAGGTCGTGGCAGTCAGTATGGGCCCAGCGCAGTGCGTGGACACTCTCAGAACCGGGCTCGCTATGGGCGCTGATCGGGGCATTCATGTGGAGGCCACTGGGGCTCTGTACCCGCTCTCTGTTGCCAAGCTTTTGAAGGCGCTTGTGGAGGTTGAGAAGCCCGGGCTTCTCATTCTGGGCAAGCAG GCCATTGATGATGATTGCAATCAAACAGGGCAAATGGTCGCGGGGCTTCTTGGTTGGCCACAGGGGACCTTTGCTTCAAAG GTTGTGCTGGACAAGGAGAACCAAGTAGCAACAGTGGATAGAGAAGTGGATGGTGGTCTTGAGACCTTGTCTTTAGACTTACCAGCTGTAATCAC CACTGATTTGAGATTGAATCAGCCGAGGTATGCAACACTCCCCAACATAATGAAAGCAAAGTCGAAGGTCATAAAGAAATTCACTCCACAGGAGTTAAACGTGGAAATCAAATCTGATTTAGAGGTTGTTCAAGTCACGGAACCTCCCAAGAGAAAAGCAGGTGTAATAGTCTCCTCGGTGGACGAGCTTCTTGACAAGCTGAAGAATGAAGCTCACgtcatttga
- the LOC133858570 gene encoding RING-H2 finger protein ATL1-like, whose protein sequence is MDLVSKSYTIHDSQALSPITSSGSSILRPTMHSSDTSFPIIAIAVIGILATAFLLVGYYVFVIKCCLSWHRIDLLRRFSLSRRREEPLIVYSPGIETRGLDESVIRSIPIMQFKKEGNRDFGERSFCECAVCLNEFQEDEKLRIIPSCSHVFHIDCIDVWLQSNANCPLCRTSISAISRFQTDLVFAPSSTPEDPTPYTDNLIGGDDDFVVIELGNDYSPNQTLLGLTQQRSVNSRETSTISISPSPRKFEQKKSRKFDKVTSMGDECIDTRGKDDLFAIQPIRRSFSMDSSTDRQLYLAIQEVLRQNRQVNDNEVSPIEGCSSRVRRSFFSFGHGSRSRSSILPVSLQP, encoded by the coding sequence ATGGATCTTGTAAGCAAAAGCTACACGATCCATGACTCACAAGCTCTTTCTCCAATCACAAGTTCCGGAAGCTCTATCCTTCGGCCTACCATGCATTCCTCGGACACCAGTTTCCCCATTATAGCCATTGCCGTGATAGGAATCCTGGCCACAGCTTTCTTGCTTGTTGGCTACTACGTCTTTGTCATCAAATGCTGCCTCAGCTGGCATCGTATTGATCTTCTGCGACGGTTTTCGCTCTCGAGACGCCGGGAAGAGCCTCTGATTGTCTACTCCCCGGGGATAGAGACTCGAGGGCTCGACGAGTCTGTGATCCGATCAATCCCAATAATGCAGTTCAAGAAAGAAGGCAACAGAGACTTCGGCGAAAGAAGCTTTTGCGAATGTGCCGTTTGCTTGAACGAATTTCAAGAGGACGAGAAGCTGAGAATAATACCAAGCTGTAGCCATGTATTTCACATCGATTGCATCGACGTTTGGCTTCAAAGCAATGCTAATTGCCCGCTTTGTAGAACAAGCATTTCTGCCATTTCCCGGTTCCAAACTGATCTGGTATTTGCTCCGAGCTCTACCCCTGAAGATCCGACACCGTATACGGATAATCTCATTGGCGGCGATGACGACTTCGTGGTGATTGAATTGGGTAACGATTATTCTCCCAATCAAACATTGCTTGGATTAACCCAACAAAGATCAGTGAATTCAAGAGAAACATCGACGATTTCCATTAGTCCTTCGCCGAGGAAGTTTGAGCAGAAGAAGTCAAGGAAGTTTGATAAGGTTACAAGCATGGGTGACGAATGCATTGATACTAGAGGCAAAGATGATCTTTTTGCCATCCAACCCATCAGGAGGTCTTTCTCGATGGACTCATCCACGGACCGGCAGCTCTACTTAGCCATTCAAGAGGTTTTAAGGCAAAACAGGCAAGTCAATGACAATGAGGTCAGCCCCATTGAAGGCTGCAGTAGTAGAGTGCGAagatcatttttctcttttggccATGGTAGTAGATCCAGAAGTTCCATTCTACCAGTTTCTTTGCAGCCATAG
- the LOC133875521 gene encoding uncharacterized mitochondrial protein AtMg00810-like — translation MIPLLSWSSNCVSVCILKMKDLGTLTYFLGLEISSSCDNYYLTQAKYISDLLSRANLTDCKTIDTPTELNVCLNLHDGESLCDFTLYQHLAGNLVYLTVSRPDISYVVHKVSQFMAAPCSTHFSAVLGILHYLKETLFHGLHFFSQFSLQLHAFIDVDWVDDSTNRHSTTDYCSLLGTSLISWQSKKQSISARSNTERQGSSLKPYKNFLLAEAPQELPVLWPLRDLPERPNENETHPACESHKTIGQASTI, via the exons ATGATTCCATTGTTATCCTGGAGCTCAAACTGTGTCTCAGTTTGCATTTTGAAGATGAAGGATCTTGGCACTCTCAcctattttcttggtcttgagatttcttcttcttgtgaTAATTACTATTTGACACAAGCAAAGTATATCTCCGATCTACTTTCGCGGGCCAATCTCACAGACTGTAAAACCATCGACACACCAACTGAGCTCAATGTTTGCCTTAATCTCCATGATGGTGAGTCTCTTTGTGATTTCACTCTGTATCAGCATTTGGCTGGCAATCTTGTCTATCTTACTGTTAGTAGGCCTGATATCTCATATGTTGTCCATAAAGTGAGTCAGTTCATGGCTGCTCCCTGCTCCACTCACTTTTCTGCCGTCCTTGGCATCCTTCACTACCTCAAGGAGACATTATTTCATGGGCTCCACTTCTTTTCTCAGTTCTCTCTTCAGTTACATGCTTTTATTGATGTAGATTGGGTTGATGATTCTACAAACCGTCACTCCACTACTGATTATTGTTCCCTACTTGGCACCTCTCTTATTTCTTGGCAAAGTAAGAAACAGTCTATTTCTGCTCGATCTAACACCGAG AGGCAAGGCTCCTCGCTGAAGCCCTACAAGAACTTCCTCCTCGCTGAAGCACCACAAGAACTTCCTGTTCTTTGGCCATTGCGAGATCTGCCAGAGAGACCCAACGAGAATGAGACTCATCCAGCATGTGAAAGCCATAAAACCATTGGCCAAGCTTCCACCATTTAA